The following nucleotide sequence is from Apium graveolens cultivar Ventura chromosome 4, ASM990537v1, whole genome shotgun sequence.
ACACaaaaaatttattataaaatgaCGTGGTGCCGGTGATATGGCGTTTTTTTATTGGTTGATGTCGGTGTGAATATAGATGGGCCCATTAATTTGGTCAAATTGACAGATCATAAAAACCAAGACGTGTCATTTTATATCCAATTTTTTATCTAGAGATATATtcttaaaatattaatatatttaatataagCCATTATTGATTTATTAAAATTTCGTTTAAATCGAAAGAGAATACAATTATATTATTATTACTTTGTACCAATAGTTTAATTTAGATTCCTCAAGATATTTTTAAAGTTTAAAAGGATCGTATAAATTTATATTAAACTTTATTGATATTTAATATTCTAaatttcataaaaaaattatCCAAAATTAAAATATGACTAATGTTACAGGTACAAGATTTacaaattttattacaaaatgATGTGGGGACTTTGGGGCATGTTGCGTTGAGGTTTGTGTAATCAAGATACATTCTCCATTTTTCATTGGGTTTTTTGACTAGCACAAAATTTGCTAGCCAATCCGGATACTTTATTTCACAGATGATATTCGCCTTCAACAATTTTTCGACATCTTCATCAATTGCCTGTTGTCTTTCTCGGGCAAAGTTTCTTCGTTTTTGCTTGATGGGTCATTGTTTCGGATCAACGTCCAGGCTTTGCATCGCCACGGATTCGTCAATCCCCGGCATGTCTTCCGGGGTCCAGGCGAACACATCCGCATATTCTTTCAAAAGGTCAATCAGCTCTCTCTGGAATGCGGTTTCTAGGCCTTTGACGATTTTAATCTTCCGGATTTGGTTCCAGGATTCCAGCTCTATTTCGATTGTTTGCTGGGCAGGTTCGACCTTTCTCTTCTCCTTAGTTTCAACAAACTTCTGAATTCGGGCCTCAGTATTGGTTATGCTGTATCCGGAGTCCTCGATCATATTGACATCTAGCCTGACCCTTTTACTGAGGTGTTCGCGATTCTTTTTCCTGCTCTGTCCCTTGGGTAGGGTCATTAGCCTCTTTCTGTTACCCGGTTCTGTTTCTTCCATTAGTAAAGCTTGACCGTAGCATCTCCCTGCCATTTCTCTGTCTCCTTTCAATTCCCCATTGCCTCCCGGGGTGGGGAACTTGAGCTTTAAGTTGATGGTTGAGGGGGAAATGATAGCCTATAATAGCACATGCCCAGTATATAAACAAGAGGCCCAACAAGAAGGGCCCATGATCCATCTGTCAGTGACCATGGACCACCCCAGGACACGTGGTAATATCACCATCGTCCAGGTACTCTGGATCCAGAAGGTTCTGACGGCCCGGATTCGGTAGTACATCAGCAAATCAGGGCCGTCCTTACGTCCAACAGTCCAAAATTGCTACCTACGGTCCAGATCAACAGGTTtaaacccctaaaccctagtgTGAAGCCTATAAAAGGCAGAACAAAAGGAATGTTAGGGGTTACTtcatctctcatatatatacacctatacaCACACACCACTATTTTGATAATTCCAGTTCTACCCCTTTCTCTCCCAAAAACCCAGTCTCTCTCTCACACtggaggtgccgcggggacgccacccccctccttctagcgccaatgataaaGCCAATTCACCCCGCGGTCCTCTTCGTCTCCGTCCCGGACTCGAGCTCCATTTCCACGGAAatgatggctgttgtgtgttaTTTCTTTAGGTGGGAGAGAAAGGGGTAGAAATGGAATTATCTAAATAGTGGTGTGTGtgtataggtgtatatatatgagagatgaAGTAACCCGTAACATTCCTTTTGTTCTACCTTTTATAGGCTTTAcactagggtttaggggtttaAACTTGTTGATTTGGACCGTAGGTAGGTATTTTGGACTATAGGATGTAAGGACGGCCCTGATTTGCTGATGTACTACCGAATCCGGGCCGTCGGAACCTTCTGGATCCAGggtacctggacggtggtgataTTGCCACGTATCCTAGGGGTCCTCCATGGTCACTGACAGTTGGATCCTGGGCCCTTCTTGTTGGGCCTCTTGTTTATATAACAGGGCATGTGCTATTATTGGCTATCACCATCCCAATAGCATATATTTGGAGCTCCGAGTAGATTTCCCATGGTATGAAAAGTATGATTTGAATCTCCAGGCAACTTCAACTAGAAAAGCAGCATAAAAAGAAACATATGAGGGATACCTTTTGAAAACGGCATTCTCTCTTGACTCtaaaaatatacaaaaatatTTCAAATGAAAAACTAGGCTCACTATAAGAGTTCGTCCGACTGCTCTTGCTGTAACTGCCCAAACTATGTGGTATGGTTAAACAACTACATCGATCGAATTATTTGGGCCTACTCGTTAtattaatcgattaattttaCAAGTTATGGAAGATTTTCTATTTTTTATTACACAACTTCGATTAGGCTGTCAGAAATGACTTTCTAGACTCCCGGATTTATCGACTTTAAAACTGACTAATCATTGAATTTACGGGTACAAAATTTGTCGAGTCCGATTGGCGGCAGACCTTATTCGAAAAGAGATACAAAATATTATAAATTCTAGAATGAATTCAACTCCAGACTTATATTTAAAGATTCATcctttttatatttttaaaaattaacagTTTGTAAAGCTGTTCCTAAAAGGCCCAAGAAATTCCTTGAGGAAGATAAAACAGCTATAAAAGGTATGTCTGCCCCTTTCGAACACTTAGTCTCAAAAGGATAGATTAGTATCGATGAGAAGGCCTTAATTGCTTGGCTATACTCGATTAATACCTCCGCTAGTAGTTCTTGGAAGAACATCCTGGATTCTGAAGAAGAGATGAGATATTTATCTAATCGTGTAGCTAAACAAACTTATTTTTTTCATGAATCTTCCAAGTCGAATTCCATATGCATTTTCTTTTATGGATTATAACTAGAACCTCCCCTTTCTGGATCCATCTCACATCAATAATTCGACCCCTACCGCCTATAGGTAATTTTACACAAGTTTCTTTTGAAGTAGATACCTAAATGCCAAGTACTTTTTCTTCTAAAATCTTCTTTCTAAGAGCTAAGAGTTCGGAGAAGAGGAGAGATTCAGAAAAGAGAGAGTCCCTATCACCCGAGCAGCTATTAGCCATTACTAATAGATATCTCGAGATATCTATTTACTGATAGTTTGCTCCTAACTGGGGAAGATCCTAGAAGGTCGTAGAAGCAAGCCGAGATGTCGAACCTAAACATGTGCTCGAGAGATAGCTGTCCATACACTGCGTATCCAATCACGATCTTATAATAAGAATAAGAGATCTTTCTCGATCAATCCTTTTGCCCCTCATTTTTTGAGAATCAGAAAGATCATTTTCAAGTTTGAATTTGTTTAGTATTGTACACAATATGAAAGATTTTTAGATGCATGTATTCCTCCGGGGATGATTGGGACGTGGGCATAAGGGTGTTTATGACACAATCAATAATTCCCTTCATTTTCAGTTAGACCTTGCTTTAGCTTCGTTAGGCGTTATTACTTCCTTGGTAGCTCATTTCTGATTCTCGAAGAATGAGGGGTAAAGGGATTGATCGAGAAAAATCtcttgttcttattataagatcGTGCTCGGATACGCCGGACAATTATATCTTGCCTCATCTCATGAAGAAGCCTGCGGTACGGGATATAACTGCAtgttagtttttaaatattcgaATTACTACGTGAGATAATAGTTTTCGAATATTTGAATTGTTATACGAGAAATGTTATAGTACTCAAAATCGTTATCAAATAATGATGTCTGGGGTTCatatttgataatttttttgTTAATAAGATGAGACATGCATGAATAGATATACGCTCATAAATTAAAACTTGATAAATATCGGGTAACATAATCCAATGTAAATTTGCATAAATTCAACAAATCGAGTTTGGGGTGGTTAAACATGAGTTCTTTCCGCTTGTCTTCTATGTTTTCAATCTTCAACTCCTGATGAATGAAAAGCAAACCTAATGAACTTAAAATATACCAAATTTAAGCATTCAAGCACGATGACAAACTAACAAGTTAGGTAGGATTATTATTTTCATGCAATTCGTAGTGCACAGAGTGCTTATTCAGTACCATAACCAAGATCAACAACAAACGTGCTCTTTGTAGATAAATCATGTGCAACTATCCAGCTAAATAAAACAtgtatattaataaaaatattcatTTTACTTGAACAAACTAAAAAAAATAGTAAACCGAACCAACATCTGAGTTACAGCATCTGCAGCATTACAGTACTTGTTTAACCGAAACACTGAACTAAAATTTAACAAACAAAACACAGGGTGCAGTAGACGATAAAAAGAACAATATATCTACTGTTCTAGTAAATTACTCTCTTCTGTTCCGGGCACAATCTGGAAAATTGAACTCTACTGATCTCCCATCACTTGGAGCATTCCTGCAACACAAAGTTATTGGCAAACAATCTTGTCAGGTATCGAGATAACAGTTATGGTACAAGATCCTGCAATTGTTATTAGTGTAGAAGTGAATAAGGCATAAACAACTCCATGTTCTATTCGGTAATAGGAAAACTTTACTGATATGCTACGTGCAGAAGTGAATACTGTGCAGAAAATGGTTCCAACACataaacaaaagactcaaactaATAACAGTGAAGATAAACCTAAGAAAAAACTACCTTGTCATACTACTTTGTTTCGTAGTTCAAATATCTTAGATCCTCGAACTGGATCCTGCAGACAGAAATTTACCCCTACAAGAGATAAGCCAGTAATTAGCAAATATATTAGTAAACGCATTTTCCCAAATATGAAATATCAGTTAAAAGCAATCTAGCAAAAGATGGCTCAACTCGGTAAGCAGTATCACAATTAAGAAAGAAAATGGCATGTGTTTAGCAAGTACTGTAATCACTCCTCTTCATAACAATAGATATACACCAATATTAATGATAATGATTCAACAAGATACAAAAATGGTGCTCAGTTGAAAGTTCAGGACTCAGAAACAGCAAGCAAAcaaattcaccaaaaaaaaagGGATTGCAAGAAAAAAACGAAAACAATGCAAACACTTGAATTATACTACAACACATGGTTGAGCTTTTTATACCATGTTTTAGAATAGTCCTCACAATAAATTGATACGTTAGCACATGAGATTAATGTCCCATTAATTTGTAAATAAATAAACTGTACCGAATTTCTAACATAATGATGAACGGGAGAGAAATACAGAATTATAGACCCCACAAATAACAACTCATTTTGTACCTTCTCCTTTTTTTGTATTCTTCTTTTGATTGTCCTTGATGGTTTCTGCTACAGGGGCTCATCCTCGGTGAGTTGTAAGAGACTCTCGGTGTATAGAAATGAACAGAAATGGATAGGAAGCCCACGAATCCCAACATTTGTTAGTGTCTCCTGGTTGAGGTTATACCATGCAAGTGTTGTGTCCAAGGGATTGTACACCTGTAAGAGTAGATCCTTGCCGCTTCTGGAAAAAGCAATAAGTTCATTAGAAGTACCAGTTCTGAGCATTTCCTCTTGCTCCGTAGAAAGTGCTTTGTACCAAGTACTTTCAGCCCCAGGATAGTTCATCAACCACACATCCATGCAAGAACTGGAGTAGTGGATAATACAAAGGTTTTCTCCTACATCATCCATCAATATCCTTTTGGAACTGTCATCCTCCATAGGAGGTAAAGGGACCTCCTTGAACTGTTGAAGTGCAAGATCGAAGCCAAGAATAAAATTCTTGGAATTAATTTCATTCTTAATTGCCGTCCAATGGAGAGATCCACTTGCAAATATGCCCCCATTTTCAGTAAAACTAATATTATTTGGAACGTTTTGAATCCGTGTCCAAGCGTTGGTTTTGAAGCTGTAAACAAAGACTATTAAGTCACCAGAATGAACACAACACTCTGCAATCATGACCACCTTATAATCATCATTAACCTCatcataaccaaatccaaatgaGAATCTATCTTTCCATTCAGACGAACTTGGAAACTCAGGTGGCGCGGAAGTTACCTTTTTGAACTTCCTAAGTACCGGATTCAACACAAAAACATCTCTCCCCATATTTTTCAGCACACACATCAAACCATTACAAGCACACACATATTCAGCAGCACAGAGTAACGCCTTGAGCGGATCACATATTTTGACAACAGCGGCAGAATCCTCATCCAAAGAATCGAGACTAGCCAAATAAAACTTTTCATCACCACCAAGTTTCTCTATCATAAGACCAGCACCAGCATTGCGATCACGGCTAGTCTTAAGATGTTTCTTGACAAAAGCAGTACTATCAATAAGAGAGCACCAGTCTTTACACACACTTCGACAACGAAGAACATACTTAACGGGTACTCGACAAAGTATCTCATCAATCATCTCGCAAGGAAGTGCCATTTTACAAATGTAGCACCAGGGTTTGGAAAATGAAAGTTCAGCTAGCAGAGTTGGAGACCAAATGATGAACAAGGATCTGCAATAATTAGGTAAATAGCTTAAACATACGTGAAACAATCATATTTTGTTTGAGATCTTTAGCATTACACGATATATTTACTACAATAAAACTTTAGAGGATATATTTTATACAAAATAACTTTCCTAAATGAAT
It contains:
- the LOC141720210 gene encoding F-box protein CPR1-like, with amino-acid sequence MALPCEMIDEILCRVPVKYVLRCRSVCKDWCSLIDSTAFVKKHLKTSRDRNAGAGLMIEKLGGDEKFYLASLDSLDEDSAAVVKICDPLKALLCAAEYVCACNGLMCVLKNMGRDVFVLNPVLRKFKKVTSAPPEFPSSSEWKDRFSFGFGYDEVNDDYKVVMIAECCVHSGDLIVFVYSFKTNAWTRIQNVPNNISFTENGGIFASGSLHWTAIKNEINSKNFILGFDLALQQFKEVPLPPMEDDSSKRILMDDVGENLCIIHYSSSCMDVWLMNYPGAESTWYKALSTEQEEMLRTGTSNELIAFSRSGKDLLLQVYNPLDTTLAWYNLNQETLTNVGIRGLPIHFCSFLYTESLLQLTEDEPL